From a region of the Myxococcaceae bacterium JPH2 genome:
- a CDS encoding DUF2306 domain-containing protein, whose protein sequence is MLRKVGWVLFAVLCLAVGLYPGSYFLADSNFGLRALKGSELLASPVWNAAFYTHIGLGGLALAIGWTQFVAKLRHRFPSAHRFLGKVYVGAALLSGLAAVYLGFFATGGVIAEAGFVSLGVVWLYTTRSAYRLIKSRRIDEHRLMMRYSYAVCFAAVTLRLWMPILRHALGDFASAYRVVAWLCWLPNLGVAFAIARREARANSLAPS, encoded by the coding sequence ATGCTCCGTAAGGTTGGCTGGGTCCTCTTCGCGGTTCTGTGCCTGGCCGTGGGCCTCTATCCCGGCAGCTACTTCCTCGCGGACTCGAACTTCGGACTCCGGGCCTTGAAGGGCAGCGAGCTTCTGGCGAGCCCTGTCTGGAACGCGGCCTTCTACACTCACATCGGCCTGGGCGGACTGGCGCTGGCCATCGGCTGGACGCAGTTCGTCGCGAAGCTGCGACACAGGTTCCCGAGCGCTCACCGGTTCCTCGGAAAGGTCTACGTGGGCGCGGCCCTGTTGAGCGGGCTCGCCGCCGTGTACCTCGGGTTCTTCGCCACGGGGGGAGTCATCGCCGAGGCGGGCTTTGTCAGCTTGGGCGTCGTCTGGCTTTATACCACGCGATCCGCCTACCGACTCATCAAGAGCCGACGCATCGACGAGCATCGGCTCATGATGCGCTACAGCTATGCGGTCTGCTTCGCGGCGGTCACGCTGAGGCTCTGGATGCCCATCTTGAGGCACGCACTGGGCGACTTCGCCTCGGCCTATCGAGTCGTCGCCTGGCTTTGCTGGCTGCCCAATCTTGGCGTGGCATTCGCCATCGCTCGCAGAGAAGCGCGGGCGAACTCGCTCGCGCCTTCGTGA
- a CDS encoding alpha/beta fold hydrolase translates to MASTITPLNLWQKAFLLTWESNGVGDTQGDTQTLARTLKAKLMKFLALSDIQQAMEGTWSIAWGPVVFEAKESSTSYADNVMYVAASPDRSVYVVAIAGTNGSSDYDKNDEDNSVNTTTLWTSAFPGLPSYSVPSGINPWPVLSSGTALGTNNLLGMTDTVTTQQTLVDFLKSLSATGSKTLIFGGHSLGGALAPTLALALFNPSGGVFSTGSWENVYVLPVAGPTPGNQGLSEFFGQVFPPVSLDPKQPQYAWNQDIWNSLDAVPHAWVVDMLNEIPTLYPTNWPDGQVPSDITNLVNAAVQASQLGGALPGPYTQLPNVETPGDYSGSNPITTEDQFWAEVAYQHLTAYQTLFDIESLISEGTQTAVRQMLKRWLSTFPRRAAQSVKRTAAAR, encoded by the coding sequence ATGGCATCCACCATCACTCCCCTCAATCTCTGGCAGAAGGCCTTTCTCCTCACCTGGGAATCCAATGGCGTGGGCGACACGCAGGGCGACACCCAGACGCTGGCCCGGACCCTGAAAGCCAAGTTGATGAAGTTCCTGGCCCTGTCAGACATCCAGCAGGCCATGGAGGGCACCTGGTCCATCGCATGGGGGCCGGTGGTCTTCGAGGCCAAGGAGAGCTCCACGAGCTACGCCGACAACGTCATGTACGTCGCGGCGAGCCCCGACCGGTCCGTCTACGTGGTCGCCATCGCGGGGACCAACGGGTCGTCCGACTACGACAAGAATGACGAGGACAACAGCGTCAACACCACAACGCTCTGGACGTCGGCGTTCCCGGGGCTGCCCTCCTACAGCGTGCCCTCGGGCATCAATCCGTGGCCCGTCCTCTCGTCGGGCACCGCCTTGGGGACCAACAACCTCCTGGGCATGACGGACACCGTGACGACCCAGCAGACCCTGGTGGACTTCCTCAAGTCGCTGAGCGCGACGGGCTCGAAGACGCTCATCTTCGGGGGCCACAGCCTGGGTGGCGCGCTGGCGCCCACGCTCGCGCTCGCGCTGTTCAACCCCTCGGGCGGAGTGTTCAGCACCGGAAGCTGGGAGAACGTCTACGTGCTCCCGGTGGCGGGCCCCACGCCTGGCAACCAGGGCCTCTCCGAGTTCTTCGGACAGGTGTTCCCGCCCGTCAGCCTGGACCCGAAGCAGCCGCAGTACGCCTGGAACCAGGACATCTGGAACAGCCTCGACGCCGTGCCGCATGCGTGGGTCGTCGACATGCTCAATGAGATTCCCACCCTCTATCCGACGAACTGGCCGGATGGACAGGTCCCCTCGGACATCACGAACCTCGTCAACGCCGCCGTCCAGGCATCCCAACTCGGCGGCGCCCTCCCGGGTCCCTACACGCAGTTGCCCAACGTCGAGACGCCGGGTGACTACTCGGGCTCCAATCCCATCACGACCGAGGACCAATTCTGGGCCGAGGTCGCGTACCAGCACCTGACGGCCTACCAGACCCTCTTCGACATCGAGTCGCTCATCTCCGAAGGCACCCAGACCGCGGTCCGGCAGATGCTCAAGCGGTGGCTGTCCACCTTCCCGCGAAGGGCCGCGCAGAGCGTGAAGCGCACCGCCGCCGCGCGCTGA